The sequence below is a genomic window from Euwallacea similis isolate ESF13 chromosome 1, ESF131.1, whole genome shotgun sequence.
TGAAGTGTCTGGTACTCGCCCTCGATAAATCATTTACATGGAACACTTACGTGGTCAACACATTCTAGGAATTGACCTCCTGGAAACTCTCTGGATTTCCGTGACTGTCATCAGGCTAATAATCGTGTACACAGTTATAGCTGGATttcaaaaatctaatttctCTGAGTAACCGGAGTGATGAGAACCGTGCTCACAACGGTTATGAAATGTCTCCACCTTATACACCTGATCCTTCTGGAGAGAGAGGAACAGACATACATAATCAAGTGAGGCGCGGTACAAGACTCACAGTCATTCAGAATGAAGACTAACTAGGCCCTttggaaaacagaaaaatctagattttatatttcagGATTTTGAGCAATCAGAACCCCCCTGAATTCATTATTTCCCTTAGTTTGCCAAGTAACCAAAACTGACTTAATTTCTTCTCTGCGTAATCTTCAAATATCCAGAGAAGTCCCATAATTTCTtgtataaataagttaaaCATTAAGGTTAAGTAATAAAACCTGacgatttttctcaaaaaaataaaactaaattagaaaatttatttggaagaTTTCTTATTCTTTAAGGTGTATTAATGGCTCTTCTTCGTTATTATTTTGTGAGTTGATCACAATTGAAAGGGGAAATAAAATACGTAAATTGTGAACTTTATTGAACCACTAAACATAATCTAATGTGAAATATGTTGAAcgtttttattgcttttttccGCACAAGACCGACAACAAAGTCTCTTGAACCCCTTCAAATGGCAATatctttgcaacaaatgaaaTCCACAGTATTTGGATTCGTCCTCTTTGCATTCCCTTAATTTCCTTCCTTTGCAGAGCTTGTGGCTCTGCCTTATGAAATTTCCACAGGTTTTTCTTTGAGGAGGAGGTGGCTCGCCGCAGGTACCCCCCTCTGAGGCAGGACAGTAAGTAGTTCTGGAAGATATTCCTGTGCCACAGCTCACTGAACACTAGAAAAATGATATGTTATGACTGGAGTCTCTCTGACGTAGCGAATTCAGTGCTCATCTTCAATATTTACCTTAACTAATTTAAGTGATTATCTTCACTGTTTACATCTTTAACTATACTTCAATATATATAACgaaaatctgtttattttcactgcagagatttgtttttttattaaatattgccCTAACCCGATAAATATGTTAACACTTGGATTAAACACCGAAAGTTAAGGTGCCCCAAAGGTCTATTATTGGAACACCGTAATTAacacaaatataaataaacaatttttgtacatttttttttacctcaGACCAATCGCTGTATTCCCAGTTGTAATAACAGGGAATTCTGTTGCATGGCCTCATAGCGATTAGAAGATCTCCAGTACATTTCCTTGGATCCACCATATATTTCCAGACATTTTCGTTTATGTTGTATTGGAGATCTACGGAATGAGCCACTGAGCTTGGAACGCAAAAGAGTTCCCTTTCTTGTACCCCAGAATTGCCACAAGTAGCACTGCAAGGCTCCCAATCACCTGGCACCCATTTAAACTCGCAACTAATGAACAAtcataaataatcatttagATGCAGTTAGCTGCATCTTACCTGAATTGATTGCAAGTCTCAAATTCAGTAACAGGCTTCAGtaataaagaacaaaatttacgTTTACTCAGTTTCCTCTCTTCGTTATCCCAACAACCAACAGTTTTCTGTCTTCGTCCTCCGCCACAGCTCACAGAACAGGGACCCCATCCTCCTTTAATCCACACAAATCGCTTGGAGGGGATTAGAAAGTTTTGGTGTATGGAGTATCGAGTATTAGAGGATACCTGGATACCTTCTAAGGCTTGTTTTGCTGAAGTTATGACCTTAAGAAAGGAAATGTATTTAAGTTTCTTGATATGATGGTGAAGAAAAAGTCATGTGAGGAACGGGTTTTTTTAACAACGTGGCGAATCGTTTTAACCATTTATGAACTCTCatcataatatttattaatttaaagaatatgaAGATTATAAACATACAAGATTATAAAGAATGATCTTTAGTAATGGAAAAATGGCATTATGGCTTAAGACGGGACCGCTTTGTAACGTTTAAGTTTTGTTTGATGGTCTAACAACTGTCCAATTCTATTGACTTATTATACATTTCATAAGAATAAAACAAAGGAAATTAGCATTAAGTCTCatattttacatgttttagtataacaatataatttgaaGATATTCTTGACAACATGGTAAAACACTTTTGCgcatcttaaaataaatacatatgtgATTCGTGACATTACAGCGATGATTTATAGCAAGGTATTACAGTTTAGATAGTAGGTTTTAAAGGATGAAAATACTTACCAAAATAATCAGTTCTGACAAAATTGGCCCACTGGCCCATATACTGTgataatttccaattttcctgtaaaaaaaattagtccCTTCAACAATTTTCGAGTGTACCGCGGTATTGGGTATGGTAACAGCATAACCCTTCTTTCTCCTATTCTTTAACACAAAAGCGATATTGGGAAATTCGCTGGAGCTCTGGAAAGTCACATTAGTGTCCACGTTGATGTGTCGAGCCATACGAGGCAGAATCGCGATCTTCTTCATCTCTAAAACGTTGAAAATATATGACgaataattcgaaaaaaagtTAGTTGAAACCTTTCTTTAAAGTCTTTTCTAAGGTCACGTGTTTGTTGATGCAGCCGGACCCGTTACCTCCGCAAATACCGCATCTATCTCTTTTTAGAACTGAGTTTAGTTGTCCATCGCAACCGATCAAGAGACATGAACCCTAGACCATTAAACTACATAGTAAATCCTAGATTGAAACAATAAACAGCATACTTTAATGCATATTTTGTCCTCATTATCATAAGCACAAGGAGTCCCATCTGGTAAGTATTCATCCATTACAAGAACCTCTTTCCGCTCTTCACTTACGCAGgagaatttgcattttttattatctatttgtaagaaaatataCTAAACAAAATACAGAATTTCTAATTCTCAAATACCCTCGAGGTTCTCATAAGGCAGCCAAGTGTCCCCCACACCAGCACCagtaaaattaagaattttcgGCAACATCCTACATTGTTGGGCTCTTAAATCAACAAACTGATCCTTGCAAAGGGTTTTATTGCACAATCGAAACTCCTCATTAGAACCTTGGCAATTTTTACCCCCATATGAAGGTCTAAGATGCAACAATATGACATAAATTTATACTTATTTATTTCCCTAGAGGATTCCTACTTGGGATTATCACAAGATCGATATCGGTATTGCACTCCAATGCCGCAAGTTCTCGAGCAAGGCCCCCATAGGGCCCAAGGGCTCCAGCCGCCATGTTGAGGGTTAAGGGCCACTGGAATTCGGTCAGACCGCTGGGGGATGTCGCTGCAGTAGCCATTTATGCAccactaaaaattattttttgcggATTGAATTAGTTTTTAGGAAAGACTTTACCTTTCCAAAGCCGCACTCTGTGCCCTCAAGGGGAGGTCCTTTTTTGGTTTTGCATACCATGGGGTAGTCGGTGTGGCCGCACCAGAGATGGGAGCACGGTTCGATAATGTCGAAAGCTCTGCACATTAAGTACctggatttaaaaataaatatgtttttctcgGTAATATggtgaaggaaaatttaacttttaactttCAAAGTTAATGCAACTTAacaaattctcaattttaaactcaaaaaagtgttttttttttataaattaggaatttttagcatttacaAAGAAGTAGGTACAATTAAGGTgaaataggtaattaaaattatgtattccATTTAgagtaaaatgtttttatttgaaacaaaatcgATTTTGGCTTTAACCCTTACCCGAGAGCTGCTAGCTAAACGGAATGGtaccaaacaaaaaaataattattattcaatttgcCTTTGGTGTCTGCCACGCTTTGGTAAACATGAAAACGGATTATCCTGGCAGCAAACATAATATGTGTGCGAATTTACCCATCCCCAAACTCCATTCGACATTGCTCGTCCATGCTGAAAGCCGTTTGTAGCGTGGCGTTTAGCTGAATCTCCTCTTTAAAACGTGGAGAGTTTGATAAGCACGTCCAATTGCTGAAAACTCAATCTAGccttcaataataaaattaatttttgttggacTTTTTACCCGACTTTCTCGTTATACTCCCTTTTGGAACATGAAGACCAGGAAAATTTGCTGAAAGTTGCCGAAACCATCGAAGCCATCACGCTCCCTTCAGAGGCATCTTGGCTGCAATTGTTATTGGATTTTGTGTCTCCATCATGAGTTAATCCCAGCCTAAAAAACTCGGTAATTCACAGATAATTTCTCGTATACAGAGTGAGGTTTTTAAGCGTGTCACGTAATTATCTCTGTAATTATAGGTTTCAGAAAAAgagtttcaaataaagaagGGGTTGTATGAAGAGGGAAAACTTTTCGAATTATCACTGTTCCGATTCAAGATCAccttcaggctctaatcaagatcaactttgttttttcaaatggaaaccccacatttttttttcaagatcctgatttattgttgaaaacaaaaatttttttattaaattaatagttttggagcaaatagacatttttgaagaatttctcTTTCATCGAAAAATGTATCAATACATTCAAcagaaagaattaaaaaaatattacaaatagatggtttatcaattttttttcgactCATAGTCTTACTCGCTTACAgttttacttcaattttagaataataaacattttaaaatggcagtgcgtttttcaaaaaacaaaaaaattaaaatgatttttgcaCATAGCAAATCAGGTAGAAATTCTATTGCAACTATATAGCTTTATGCCGAGCATTGCCTACAAAACGTAGTTCCATCCATCATGGACTTTtgtgaataaaattatgaGTCTATTTCGAGCAACAGGAAGTGTCGAAATGCAAAACAGAGTCCGCTTGAAGACTAGGGTTTAAAATGAAGACAATCAAATTAGTATTTTAGCTGCCGTTGTACTTGATTCTCATGTAGGTACTCGCCAGTTGGCTGGAAAGTCTGGTATATCACAAAGCAGtgaatgcaaaattttgaaaaatcataagtttTACACTTACTACTTGTCTCTTCATCAAGAATTACATAgtgacgattttcaaaagcGAATTATCTTTTGTATTTgggctcaaagaaaaatcagacaaaatgatgatttttttcgaATGTGTTGTTTTCGGACGACTCTGAATTCACATATCATCGGCAAATTAATAGACACAACACGCATTACTAGGCCGTTGAAAATCCCTATTGGTTGCGAGAGGTGAAAAAACAGCGACTATGcactgtaaatgtttggtgtggcattgtggataaacatttaattggctctttttttatcaatggatACCTTAACGCTGCaaagtatctcgattttttaacaaatgacTTGCCAATacatctgaaaaaaataaagctaaATCGACGAATAACTATGTGGTGTCAACATGACGGGTGCCCAATCCATTACGTAACATTTAttcgggaaaaattggataaaaTGTTTCCCCAAAAGTGGATTGGTAGTGGTGGTATTATTAACTGGccagcacgttcaccagaCTGAGCATCTccaaatttctttctttggggatacttaaaaaaattatctatgTTGCAGTGTCATCAATTAATgaaaacacgaaaaaaataataagagtaACTTGCCGTAATATTCCACTAGAAACGTTTTTCAATATCCAACAGACATTTAAAAAGAGAATCGCTAAAAgcattgaagtagaaggacatcattttgaacatttatttgattgaattgttcaaaaataatatattttttaaattctttttgttaaatgtattgatacaaatattttttattgaaagagaaattttttaaaaatatcaatttgttccaaaactatcaatttaataaaaaaatgtttcaagtaaaaacgtattagttttcaacaataaatcagaatatataaaaaaatgtgggatttctatttgaaaaaacaaagttaacTTTGATTACAGCCCGAAGgtgaccttgaatcgaaacagtgataATACCAAAAGTTTCTCTCTTCATACAGCCCcttctttatttgaaactttttttctaaaactgataacttcagaaatatttatgtaacacacttaaaaaactcaccctgtatttactCACATGTGAGCCATCTCGTGAGCTATAATAAAAGCACTAGTCAACCCCTCATCTTTATTCAAAGCACAGCTTCTCTTGGGGTCGCAAACACCCCCCACAGGGGCATAACCGGAAGGACCCCCAATATCTgacctaataataaataaatccctCTCAATAATCACGAGtaatctttattaatttacctAGTCAACCAAATTGCCATATCATGTTTGGCCTGATCAGGCTTTAAAGACAAATGAAGCTTCTTGTTCCAGATGTTGACATTTTCCAGAGATTTCCGGGCATTTCCAGGACGGACAATGCCGTGTTTGCGATGTTCGTATAGTAACAGTCTGGATATTACCAGTTTAATGTTTGAGCCTAATGATGAGTCTTGATAAATCGCGCTCACCTATTCAAACAAGTATAAGTCAATATGGGTTTAAGCCAagaagtttcattttaaaatcgaGAATTTTGGAAGCTTTAAAAGGGTGAAATTTAGACTCACAATGTTCATCAAAGCCAAAACATATTGCTGCACCTTATCTTTGCCGTGAAATGTTATGAGAGTGTGATCCACTCCTATTGCTATCTCCAACCATCGAGTGGGTAAAACGGCGCCGCTCCATGTATGAGctaaagaaataacaaaaatccaatattttgTTATCGAGAAATCATGTAAATCAGTGGAAAATCAGAATCgtcaaattgtcaagaaactaTTGGCGAATGGGGATCTTGACAATTTGGTGTGTGATTTTCTGGTAATTTTTATATGGATATGTACTGAagtaactaaataaaaaattagcaaaagcAAGCTGCGAGCAAAAATTGCGTCCTTCAAACTATCCCAAAATATCTATTTCTCTGGCAGAAACCTAAATTCACCAGATTGTCAAAAAAATGGACACACTTTTTTTGACAATCTACTGTGTATATTACTCTCGTAGAATCTATACGTAAGTCATTTTCCACTAGCAATTCCCTGTGGTTCTACACCtaaattgtcaataaaatgTTCTAATTGCTTTTCGCTTACAATGAGGTGCAgctttcattaaattaaaaatctcccTGAAGGAAAACTATTATAGCTAATGAAAAAATGctattgaaaaaatgcaataatataaatttacctTCGGTTATAACCGCAGACCAGGCAGTATCATAAAAATACCCATTTTCTTGTTCCTCGTCATCGTATTCCCCCAGGGTCCCTTTCCGCAAATACTCTAAGGGAATTTTGTCTCGACCGTGGTTATGAGGGTCATGGTCCGGTCGATGACTATGATGATAATCAAATTCGATATCTCCTTCGCTTTCATTTCCATGTATGTCAATTGTATCTCCGGTCAAATTGAACAACCAATCAGAATACCGAGCTGAACGTATAGGTCTCGTAGGAAAACTGCTTTTCTTCGTTCTGGGAAATTTCAAGTTAACTAATTGACTAAAGCCTCTTTGATGAGGATCTTACGAAGGATGCAAGGCGATTATGAAGCTCAATCAGGCGTGAACTTCACAGCTCGTTGATTTTAATTGCAACGTAGTTTTCGATAGTTTTATCACACTTGAAACATGCATATGTTATTGAACTGGTCCCTATAATGTCGAGCCTGATATTGTCatgcaaatttattacatAGTCTGGAATTGTATTTGAACGCAAATGCAAGCAAACTCCTCGTGATTTATTCCAGCGATGCCGCCCGTGACGGGCTCAATTCGTAACCgtgttttctttcaatttgtGATAATGCCTCTGCCAATATTGGGGAGCAGTAATATTGTATTTTGCTCGAATAAGATCCTTTGAAGGACTTAAAGAAGTTATCAGGCAAGCTTTATTCGTAGAGGCAGTTCAGTAATACAAAATATCACCATTGGCatcaaaggaaataaaaaggAGTGATTTCTAGGCATTTTTTGACGAGCAACATCTGCGTCCAAATTTACATTTAGCCTCGcttttgggaaaaaaatggCTGAAAATGGTTATTATATAGACGGGTCTATCTATACAAATGACGAAGCTATCATTTTTTCCAccaatatcaattatttattttgatccTTATAAAAAGTACATACATCAGATTGTCAAGAAGACTGTACataatttcttgacaatttgatGAATGAAACATTTCTGAGAAAAGCTAAAGCAAACTCCACTTTTTTCCTCAGTTTTTTTCCTATCAAGTTCATTCCAGTTAATGTTCATGCCTACGTTGAATATCCCTTTCCATCAGTCCATGCATTCCTTATCGTGGATAAAAAACGCTTTCGATTCGATTCCCTACTCACGTTTTATACAATCTGTGCTCCGCATTGGTGCGATTGAATGGTTCAAAGAAATAAGagagtttatttatttcgaagTATCCGGTCAAGGAAGTTCTGCAAACAGAAACTGCGGCTCCGCTTGCCGTTCCGAGACTTTGGACAATTCCAGTTTTAAACTCGCATTTTACTCTATTGTCCTCTGTTGTGCCGTCAGCAGTTATCCACTcggttttgaaatttgtggCGAAACGCAAATTGTCTACATGGAGTATTTGAGCCACATAGGATCTATCCAGAAAATTACTTACCATTGTTTGGGAAGAGTAATAGCCATTTGTCGATTTGAATGACCAGAACTTCTTGGTCAAAAAAGAATTCTTTGGATATTCTGGGTTTTACTAAAATATAGGTTTCCTGGTTCTGGATTAAAGGAGATGCATATTCTGCAACAAAACACTAAGCTTCGAAGAAATCCCCTCGCGATCGATATCCCATTAAGACCATTAACAACTATAATTAGAGAGGGCAGTAAAACAAACATGTCCTGTTTAATTGAACGACGTAAACCTATTAAGGCTCAAGTTTCGTGTGGATGTTCCGTGGACTAAAGATATGCAACTTCTCTAAACACTTAAAGGCAATTTGCTGGCTATTGAATGCCACATTGTACGATTCGaattaaaataacttaccGATTTTGAGTATAACCAATAAAGCACTCAAGACGCAAACTACGAGCATACTAAGGCAGTTCTCGTCACATTAATAGCTGCAAAGAGCATTTTCGACTGGCTTTAATTGCCCCATTAATTTACTGGATGCAGTTATATCAACTCTGGCATTGGAATTGTTGCTTTTAAATGATTGGAATTTActgttaaaactttattaatatatctaaaaaagcACGACACATTTCAGCGAGCCAGAAGTGCACAAAAGCTCTATTTTTAGACGCTCCGCTTCCAAAGTTGCAAAAATTGTGCTCGTCGCAGCAAGTTATGCAGGAATGCAGTTTCGTCCGTTCGCCGATAACAATGCAACCAGCTTCGCAAGTTTCTGAGCAGTTTCTTTGCAGGAGCCACAACTTTGGAGTTCCCGTCACTTCTTCGGTGCTCGTCGACATAGAGATACGTCTTACCTGCAAAGGAACAATTTTGGTACTTGGATAAAAGGCACAAGCAACTGagtttggaaattaaatttctttgtgAAGTTGGAAGTCTCAATGTAATTGGGAAATCCGAATATCAGTGAGGTATTGTAGTTCTTTGCATCTAAGGCAACAGTATCTGAACGAAATATGTGTACGAAACCTACTTAATGGGGCTCGCAGCAAATTAATTGCTTTATATATAGGGTGGCCCAACTAAAACTTTGCACTTCgactttcaatatttaaaattgaaacatgtaaaaaagCTTGGACCCGTCGATTTTTGGTTCGAGggggacaattttttattttattttcaacccCTGAACAAGGGTGACAATTACCCCCCAAAATTTTTGATGAGAGAGGGTGTCGACTgatacttcattttaaaggtagtgGTACCTGAATTATAATCTCCAAGTCTAAAGTCGTTGACGTTATCCTCGTTgatatgacagcttgtcaaatTCTGTGAGGAAAAAGCTAAGAACTGCAGATTTCGAAATGAGAATAGGAAGACCTGTAAAAGTGAGATATTATTGAATCGTTTTGACAGCGGTTAGTTTTAATCctcaaatttgaaagaatgcgtttcttaatttgtaatttttttcttaaaaagggtgagttaataaaaaaagtgttcaCATTACATTTCtgattcatttattaaatacttgaaataaccGTCTTTTAACTCCacagaataaaataaattttgttcaaagcgTTGTCTTACGTTACGTAACATTTCGAGTGTAATTTAGTGGCATTCACGGATTATAGGATTAGGGGTAAAACTCACCTCCGTCAAAACGGTTTAGTGTTATCTCACTTTAAAAAGTCTTCCTACCCTCATTTTGAAGCGTGAAGCTCTTAatgtgataaattaattattaactaaaacCTGTTTCcccatagattttttttaacttgtaaGACATATCAGGATACACctacttttaaaataagatatcaCTCGACACCCcttttcattagaaattttggGGGTAACTGTCATCCATGTTCAAAGGTggaaatacaataaaaaattgtttccctCGTATCAAAAATCGACGGGTCCGAGCGTTTTTATACCTTTTCATTTTAAACACTGAAAATAGAAGTGTAAAGTTTTCGTAGAACCTCCATGTATatgttagaaatttattagtccttaagttTAAGAACATATCATTAGAAGCGATAATAAGATGAGAGGCTGATAGAGCTgtcttgaagataaagcacTACCAAACAAGGTTATTACTACTGACACAATTAAGTGGTCATATGTGGGATTTGTCCATGGGAAATCGGGACCAGCAGGTACTTCTCCCTTGGATCTGAAAGaccaccagaactgggaaaagTTAAGACAAACGAAATGAAAGACAGGCCGTTAAGAAATAGAAAGGCAGAAAAGTGGTCGAATAATAATGAATTCGTTAGTTTGTCTTGctacttttacttttaaacaaatataagATTGTTAACTATGGAGAACATCTCTAATGTTACTCCGATATACATGGTGTAACTTAAGTAATGTCATTCATTTTAAGGGGTGActccttgtcatattttatgaaaaaatgtccATATAAACATGTGTCCTAACTTGCatcattttcgaaatacagagtgtcaaagtttattaaaaaatcgattttttattaattattcaaaaagttttatgCCAATTTTGATTAAACTTGGCATGTTTGTCAGTATTAATAAAGGGCTGCTTTTGatgttattatattattatattttaaataataattccagtaCCGTCGCAAATCGTTACCTGATTGATATTTATGGTGTGATTATTGTACGCTAccattttttctgaatttggtATTTGTATCagattaaacaattaaaaatacaacttttttgttctttgactttttttgtgactcgcttaatttttgggaaagaaataaaaacttacttgAGTTTGAACTCACATTcaaataccgttttcaaaatttcaattttccgaacataaccaaaaaaaaactaaaaattggagatttcgtttttattttttttaagagttatttgacaaggaagcccaaaatcataaaaacattttcattgcccctttttctcagctacatgATGACGTCTTCAGATTTGCTATCCTACTATTTTTCtatcgaaaaatccaatatggcgcttattagaaaaaataaagtggatgatggtagccgaaagacgaaacatGGGAAATGGTCTTTAAATGAACTTGAATACAAATATGCTTATGTGCATCAGACGCCCCCTTTCATAATACGCAATGTTTGTTTGaaactcttttaaattttaaatttggtttcaaaaaTAATCCCTTGAGTcacttcaaataaaacacCCTGTCGAGGAACAGAAACCTAAGTTTGAAAACAGGAGTGTAAATCTaaacagcaaaaaaataagaaaaagcCCTATTGAATAGGAGCAAGAAAAGTGGGACGAAAAACCCAAGAACAAATGGACAAGAAGGTTTATACCATAGCTGGATGGATGCGTAAACAAAGGACATGGgttaatcaattattatttgttgcaatttctATCTGGACATGAGTACTTTGCTTAGTACTTGAGTAGATTCAACATAAAAAACTCTTATTCTGTTGGAACTGAGAAGAATGCGATTGTGCAGAGTACACATTTTTTGAGCGCGAGATATGGACCATAAATCGGCAATTGGGGGAAAACACGATAGAGAAAGCTTTGACGCCCAAAAACGTCGTTAACATAATGTTGGAGAGCAGGAAGAACTGGGAAACTGTTAATAAATGGATGAGGAACGTACTTAATCAGAAGGAACAAGAGAAGACTATAGGAAAGGTTGACGTAGGACAAACTTTAATCGACTAAAAGAGAATGAAAGTGAAATCCACCCCTCTCTCGAAGTAATGCCTTCCGGAAGTTCCAGGCGGGATCCAGGGTGAGGGGTGGTTGGGGGATAGACTGGAAACCAAGAGTCCCACACTCGGAGGCCGATTAACATCGTTCCACCAATGACCTCCGGAAGTGCAGGGTGGGGCAGAGCAACTTGCTTATTTGAATTTGGCGCCCTGAAACGATGATCGTTCCGAGGAGAGTGAGGGTAGATACATTCGAGAGGGAAAGGCGTAAAGTTGTAGCTCCGCTTAATTTAGTTAACATTATGGAGGGGACGAAGATAGAGCGCGCGTTCGCTGTCGAGGCACAATTTTTTAACGGTCCCTCAATCATCGCCTCGCAACGTGCATATAATATTGCGCCTCGTAGACCTGTTCTTAGCCGGCAGTCGATTGTTTTATGAGTAAACTTTAGGAAAATTGGTGATGTAACCAATGGCGAGGTCACCCCAAAATATTGACCTGGTAAGACTTTCTCTATTGCGATCCCTTCAGCGCTCTGCTCGCAAACATTCAACTACAGTAAGATTGTCTGCTCGTTTTTACCCAATGAGATAGATGTGGGAGATATATCGTTTCAGCACGAGAGCGTCACGGCACACACAGCACGTTTTGTCAATTACTGTTTTGTGACAATATTTCCTAAGACGTCTCATTTTGAGGGGCGATCTGCGTTGGCCAACAGGGTCGCCTGACTTAG
It includes:
- the LOC136413296 gene encoding A disintegrin and metalloproteinase with thrombospondin motifs 3-like, whose amino-acid sequence is MLVVCVLSALLVILKIEYASPLIQNQETYILVKPRISKEFFFDQEVLVIQIDKWLLLFPNNDNLRFATNFKTEWITADGTTEDNRVKCEFKTGIVQSLGTASGAAVSVCRTSLTGYFEINKLSYFFEPFNRTNAEHRLYKTTKKSSFPTRPIRSARYSDWLFNLTGDTIDIHGNESEGDIEFDYHHSHRPDHDPHNHGRDKIPLEYLRKGTLGEYDDEEQENGYFYDTAWSAVITEAHTWSGAVLPTRWLEIAIGVDHTLITFHGKDKVQQYVLALMNIVSAIYQDSSLGSNIKLVISRLLLYEHRKHGIVRPGNARKSLENVNIWNKKLHLSLKPDQAKHDMAIWLTRSDIGGPSGYAPVGGVCDPKRSCALNKDEGLTSAFIIAHEMAHMLGLTHDGDTKSNNNCSQDASEGSVMASMVSATFSKFSWSSCSKREYNEKVGNWTCLSNSPRFKEEIQLNATLQTAFSMDEQCRMEFGDGYLMCRAFDIIEPCSHLWCGHTDYPMVCKTKKGPPLEGTECGFGKWCINGYCSDIPQRSDRIPVALNPQHGGWSPWALWGPCSRTCGIGVQYRYRSCDNPKPSYGGKNCQGSNEEFRLCNKTLCKDQFVDLRAQQCRMLPKILNFTGAGVGDTWLPYENLEDNKKCKFSCVSEERKEVLVMDEYLPDGTPCAYDNEDKICIKGSCLLIGCDGQLNSVLKRDRCGICGGNGSGCINKHVTLEKTLKKEMKKIAILPRMARHINVDTNVTFQSSSEFPNIAFVLKNRRKKGYAVTIPNTAVHSKIVEGTNFFYRKIGNYHSIWASGPILSELIILVITSAKQALEGIQVSSNTRYSIHQNFLIPSKRFVWIKGGWGPCSVSCGGGRRQKTVGCWDNEERKLSKRKFCSLLLKPVTEFETCNQFSCEFKWVPGDWEPCSATCGNSGVQERELFCVPSSVAHSVDLQYNINENVWKYMVDPRKCTGDLLIAMRPCNRIPCYYNWEYSDWSECSVSCGTGISSRTTYCPASEGGTCGEPPPPQRKTCGNFIRQSHKLCKGRKLRECKEDESKYCGFHLLQRYCHLKGFKRLCCRSCAEKSNKNVQHISH
- the LOC136419999 gene encoding uncharacterized protein gives rise to the protein MRVCAVMWVCLFQFLSSQAIHTSETQHRTKAATEKQHDLWCYRCDSMVEGEKCLDLAGNYSYLHQKCGKEQKKCQVRRISMSTSTEEVTGTPKLWLLQRNCSETCEAGCIVIGERTKLHSCITCCDEHNFCNFGSGASKNRAFVHFWLAEMCRAFLDILIKF